A stretch of the Vulcanisaeta souniana JCM 11219 genome encodes the following:
- a CDS encoding PaREP1 family protein → MDAEVLERPLPRPTAEDYINARILESLIEARLSLEFLGRGLVRNSAGKAFQAWRAFLAALLRLELNKLLQAVKTDEERRWLMERAVPRVPTTRMKALSQMLEKVGYGVLSAWTDKALNLHDYQYNGPDPDMAMSKYRNRGEAAVDVKLLIGELIRRIEELKARVKWTDELENALMELKRELGS, encoded by the coding sequence GTGGATGCGGAAGTCCTTGAAAGGCCCTTGCCTAGGCCGACTGCGGAGGATTACATCAATGCGAGGATTTTGGAGTCGTTAATCGAGGCTAGGCTCTCCCTCGAGTTTCTGGGTAGGGGTTTGGTTAGGAATTCTGCCGGCAAGGCCTTTCAGGCATGGAGGGCGTTTTTAGCCGCGTTACTGAGGCTTGAACTTAACAAATTACTCCAAGCGGTTAAGACCGATGAGGAGAGGCGATGGCTCATGGAGAGGGCAGTCCCTAGGGTACCAACCACGAGGATGAAGGCACTATCACAAATGCTCGAGAAAGTTGGTTATGGAGTGTTATCTGCATGGACCGACAAGGCACTGAACCTACACGACTACCAATACAACGGGCCAGACCCAGACATGGCAATGAGCAAGTACAGGAATAGGGGTGAGGCCGCGGTAGATGTGAAACTGCTCATAGGGGAGTTAATTAGGCGCATTGAGGAGTTAAAGGCAAGGGTAAAATGGACCGATGAGCTCGAGAACGCATTGATGGAGCTAAAGAGAGAACTTGGATCTTAG
- a CDS encoding glycosyltransferase, with amino-acid sequence MVSVCFVTFTRNSGCWLRGLLDNVVDIVDEVVVVDGYSSDDTVEIAKSYGARVFQRKPRGYVEPDRMFAIRQCNNDWVLYLDTDERLNTRLRRDLKEIIDKAIKNNYSAVMINRYNYHIKSGNFIFDAGFPDPQIRIFNKYRVEYKGIIHEFPKVHGRIMKLAPEYAIIHLVNDLTPLNKKDVIYAYVERLDHTYKRSRLYSAFTHLKPFTILSAWVILYGYFTVRQLMARKPVNIVGLMNNLRVALYKHLALLLIVTRGRKLDRIANAINEHGLIKLLEHSEIT; translated from the coding sequence ATGGTTAGCGTTTGTTTTGTGACTTTTACTAGGAATTCTGGTTGTTGGTTAAGGGGTTTGCTTGATAATGTTGTTGATATTGTCGATGAAGTTGTGGTTGTTGATGGTTACTCAAGTGATGACACTGTGGAGATCGCCAAGTCCTACGGCGCTAGGGTGTTTCAAAGGAAACCGAGGGGTTACGTAGAGCCCGATAGGATGTTCGCAATAAGACAATGCAACAATGATTGGGTACTCTACTTAGATACTGACGAAAGACTTAACACGAGGCTCAGGAGGGATTTGAAAGAGATAATTGATAAAGCCATAAAGAATAATTACTCGGCAGTAATGATAAATAGGTACAATTACCACATTAAATCAGGGAATTTCATATTCGATGCCGGATTCCCAGACCCACAAATCCGGATATTCAATAAATACAGAGTTGAATATAAAGGCATAATTCATGAATTTCCAAAAGTTCATGGAAGGATAATGAAACTAGCGCCAGAATACGCTATAATACACCTAGTGAATGACTTAACACCATTAAATAAAAAAGATGTGATATACGCTTATGTGGAGAGACTGGATCACACATATAAAAGATCAAGACTTTACTCGGCATTCACCCACTTAAAGCCATTCACAATATTAAGTGCATGGGTAATACTTTATGGTTACTTCACCGTGAGGCAATTAATGGCGAGAAAGCCTGTAAATATAGTAGGCCTTATGAACAATCTACGTGTAGCCCTTTACAAACACCTGGCACTACTACTAATAGTAACGCGTGGAAGGAAGCTTGATAGAATAGCAAATGCAATAAACGAACACGGATTAATAAAACTACTAGAACACAGCGAAATAACGTAA
- a CDS encoding HAD family hydrolase, with amino-acid sequence MEDTITNYALVLDFDGVITRLNIDWKSLREELSKYLGIRVVSINKLFEETYGTQTFWLAHEFVERHELEAVETSELNNGIREVVTYFPGIKYIATLQSERAVMKFLERYELLNTFREVLGRPRFASKEQELKYIINTVSPGRVIFIDDSRQNIETCRGLGIKYCIHMRNYPGVEHIIKLLREILH; translated from the coding sequence ATGGAGGATACTATAACCAACTACGCATTGGTCCTCGACTTTGACGGTGTAATAACCAGGCTAAACATTGATTGGAAATCACTGAGGGAGGAACTCAGTAAGTACCTGGGCATTAGGGTCGTGAGCATAAACAAACTCTTTGAGGAGACCTACGGAACGCAAACCTTCTGGTTGGCGCATGAATTCGTGGAGAGGCACGAACTAGAGGCTGTAGAAACAAGCGAGCTGAATAATGGAATTAGGGAAGTGGTTACGTACTTCCCAGGCATTAAGTACATAGCAACGCTGCAGTCCGAGAGAGCAGTAATGAAGTTCCTGGAGAGGTATGAACTACTGAACACCTTTAGGGAGGTTCTTGGCAGACCAAGGTTTGCAAGTAAAGAGCAGGAACTTAAGTACATAATAAACACGGTGAGCCCAGGTAGGGTGATATTCATAGATGATTCACGGCAAAACATAGAAACCTGCAGAGGGCTTGGAATTAAGTACTGCATTCACATGAGAAATTACCCGGGGGTCGAGCACATCATTAAGTTATTAAGGGAAATACTGCATTAA
- a CDS encoding glycosyltransferase, which yields MVWLNYNSMGFIDVALRSLGSFLNLDFDGYELVVDNASSDGSFERIKKFIEEKRPGGVRVKVVRNERNLGYAGGMNVGWEARDPDSKYVAFVNNDLIPTPQSLTKLIEYMEGDEKIAATNGLIKYPDGKTIYAAGWAVDDILTGIGVCNGRGLADCSTVDKPHLVTYADGSYMVVRVSAIKAVGFDGKPFINETFLYADDALLGIRLWNLGYSSYYVPVEAGIHHASLTTKSTGFIRYYPIRAKFIMYAMIRTSHNNVLPIYHARIKWSSWLLCNAGLGQYCTMYKAVTDGWELGMRFRNRYGFLDLNKAPHIKLPTYVVMAHVFFPIRSTFLRNRFVTHDDLMLDELG from the coding sequence GTGGTTTGGCTTAATTATAATAGTATGGGGTTTATTGATGTGGCTTTGAGGAGTCTTGGGTCTTTTCTAAACCTTGATTTTGATGGTTATGAGTTGGTTGTTGATAATGCCTCGAGTGACGGTAGTTTTGAGCGTATTAAGAAATTCATTGAGGAGAAGAGGCCGGGTGGTGTTAGGGTGAAGGTAGTACGCAATGAGAGGAACCTCGGGTATGCCGGCGGCATGAACGTTGGCTGGGAAGCCAGGGACCCAGACTCGAAGTACGTAGCCTTTGTGAACAACGACCTAATACCAACACCACAATCACTAACCAAACTAATCGAGTACATGGAGGGAGACGAGAAGATAGCAGCAACAAACGGACTAATAAAATACCCAGACGGGAAGACCATTTATGCGGCTGGTTGGGCTGTTGATGATATATTAACTGGCATTGGTGTATGTAATGGACGGGGGTTAGCTGATTGTTCCACTGTTGATAAGCCTCATCTCGTCACTTACGCCGATGGTTCTTACATGGTTGTTAGGGTCAGCGCCATTAAGGCGGTCGGTTTTGATGGTAAGCCCTTTATTAATGAGACGTTCTTATACGCTGATGATGCATTGCTAGGCATTAGGTTGTGGAACCTTGGATACTCCTCATACTATGTACCTGTCGAAGCCGGCATTCACCACGCATCATTGACCACGAAGAGCACGGGCTTTATTAGGTATTACCCAATTAGGGCTAAGTTTATCATGTATGCCATGATTAGGACCTCGCATAATAATGTGCTACCCATTTACCATGCTAGGATTAAGTGGTCCTCCTGGCTCCTATGTAATGCAGGCCTTGGTCAATACTGTACGATGTATAAAGCCGTTACTGATGGCTGGGAATTAGGGATGAGGTTCAGGAATAGATATGGATTCCTCGACTTGAACAAAGCGCCGCATATTAAGTTACCAACCTATGTAGTGATGGCTCATGTATTCTTCCCAATAAGGTCAACATTCCTAAGGAATAGATTTGTAACCCACGATGATTTAATGCTTGATGAGTTAGGTTAG
- a CDS encoding glycosyltransferase family 4 protein, translating to MHSVIAHHFWDRPGGGELVMASIAHAMARSGYQPVLTSLSDFEPRKYLDWFGIDISSYPRISMGIKLRSFGLYMRLLVWYPVKIALRRYSPGIIFIDSPTYKPLINDLRRKNIKLFEYIHFPLDLSFRRKYASLGYYYTEDQYMAERYTRFPLNVYAWLYSKLFDKFARENPFQVSTAVLTNSHWTASIIRMAFNEDPIVLNPPLPPNSPITSNNKSFNERRPYVVMVGRYAEEKRYHWVLENIVPKLIKEVPQARVVIMGSAGTSTSESYYNYLVKTALRSGLRVGTSASHILNANVILMKNVPRQEMINLLDESRVFLHATINEHWGIAVAEAMARGLPVVVHKSGGAWSDLALNGEVGLGYEGVDEAVDALAKLMTDSRAWSNYSMRSLDRVRDITFDKFVDKLAELVRKIL from the coding sequence ATGCATTCAGTAATTGCGCATCACTTCTGGGATAGGCCCGGTGGAGGGGAATTGGTGATGGCATCGATAGCCCATGCCATGGCCAGGTCTGGGTATCAACCTGTGCTCACGTCATTATCGGACTTCGAGCCGAGGAAGTACCTTGATTGGTTTGGTATTGATATCTCTAGTTATCCCCGCATCTCGATGGGCATTAAGTTGAGGTCCTTTGGATTGTACATGAGGTTGTTGGTTTGGTATCCCGTTAAGATTGCCTTAAGGCGTTATAGCCCAGGGATTATCTTTATTGACTCACCAACTTATAAACCATTAATAAATGATTTAAGGAGAAAGAACATTAAATTATTCGAATATATTCATTTTCCACTTGACCTGTCCTTTAGACGGAAATACGCAAGTCTCGGCTATTACTATACTGAGGATCAGTATATGGCCGAGAGGTATACAAGATTTCCATTAAATGTATATGCATGGCTATACTCAAAGTTATTTGATAAATTCGCCAGGGAAAACCCATTTCAGGTCTCCACAGCTGTTCTCACAAATTCTCATTGGACCGCGTCAATAATAAGGATGGCATTTAATGAGGACCCCATAGTCCTTAACCCGCCATTACCACCCAACTCACCCATAACGAGTAATAACAAGTCCTTTAACGAGCGAAGACCCTACGTAGTCATGGTAGGTAGGTACGCCGAGGAGAAACGTTACCACTGGGTTTTAGAGAATATAGTACCTAAGTTAATTAAGGAAGTTCCCCAGGCTAGGGTAGTAATAATGGGTAGCGCTGGAACAAGCACATCTGAATCCTACTATAACTACTTAGTAAAGACAGCGTTAAGGAGCGGCTTAAGGGTTGGAACGAGTGCTTCGCATATTCTCAATGCGAATGTAATACTTATGAAGAATGTGCCGAGACAGGAAATGATTAATTTACTCGATGAATCAAGGGTCTTCCTTCATGCAACTATTAATGAACACTGGGGTATTGCCGTTGCGGAGGCTATGGCGAGGGGCTTGCCTGTGGTTGTTCATAAGAGTGGTGGTGCGTGGAGTGACCTGGCCCTTAATGGTGAGGTTGGGCTTGGCTATGAGGGCGTTGATGAGGCAGTCGATGCCCTGGCTAAGCTCATGACGGATTCAAGGGCGTGGAGTAATTACTCTATGAGGAGCCTGGATAGGGTTAGGGACATAACCTTCGATAAGTTTGTTGATAAGCTTGCTGAGTTGGTTAGGAAGATCCTTTAG
- a CDS encoding PaREP1 family protein has protein sequence MSTVVVDVPRTLYEEAVRRGLNVEELLITTLIKVLNLDPEVAVRARLELAVKYLNEGRDLIDKDPVQASEELYKAAEEVVKALAMHYDLRDVLARVEGRGRWTVTDLARAVASIADRLGKWFEGAWDAANYLHVWGFHEAKLDSELVRRRLPDIERMVQEAQKVVINEGRA, from the coding sequence ATGAGTACTGTGGTTGTTGATGTGCCGAGGACGCTTTATGAGGAGGCTGTGAGGAGGGGTCTCAATGTTGAGGAGTTGTTAATAACAACGTTGATTAAGGTGTTGAACCTGGACCCTGAGGTGGCTGTTAGGGCTAGGCTTGAGTTGGCGGTTAAGTACCTGAACGAGGGTAGGGATTTAATAGATAAGGACCCCGTGCAGGCCAGCGAGGAGCTCTATAAGGCGGCTGAGGAGGTTGTTAAGGCCTTGGCTATGCATTACGACTTGAGGGACGTGTTGGCAAGGGTTGAGGGTAGGGGTAGGTGGACAGTCACTGACTTGGCTAGGGCTGTGGCGTCGATAGCCGATAGGTTGGGTAAGTGGTTTGAGGGAGCTTGGGATGCCGCGAATTACCTACACGTCTGGGGGTTTCATGAGGCAAAGCTGGACAGTGAGTTGGTTAGGAGGAGATTGCCGGACATAGAGAGGATGGTTCAGGAGGCCCAGAAGGTAGTAATTAACGAGGGACGGGCCTGA
- a CDS encoding glycosyltransferase family 4 protein, with amino-acid sequence MDNYNETIAYITGFNIKFYPRPLFVKRALSGLVNIYRLRTFIGYFRSGSKSLSDTAKAQVAIGKRDINTLLPRIHDCPRIDKTDIMSALLVETLYVPFFRKIREKTIITLNTVSALAAMSIGKRVVIDLMDLWSCDPGKLRLNAFDYHVLKKAWQVWAWSKAIMALLKRIGISNVKYVPFGIDLGQFDPMRVSTSIFFERYRDLEGKVLIGYSGGMWFVNGKERIGVEKIIRAFKLIEDRVKGDAVLVMQTSRSVIPIIKKYGIKNYVYISQTRLSNDPFRLSLLRAMDIKVLTATKYLPVYLSERTTMFQYMAGGGAIIAEKTPGALGVLKHMYNAYVVNLDDINAMAQAMLELINNRKLINKLGTNARRDIETEYNWHVISHNIRSYLGL; translated from the coding sequence ATGGATAATTACAATGAGACAATAGCGTATATAACCGGCTTCAACATAAAATTCTACCCTAGACCACTATTCGTAAAACGCGCATTGAGTGGGTTAGTTAATATATACAGGCTTAGGACATTCATAGGATATTTCCGAAGTGGAAGTAAGTCGCTAAGTGATACTGCCAAGGCGCAGGTAGCTATAGGGAAAAGGGACATAAATACTTTGCTGCCAAGGATCCACGATTGCCCGAGGATAGATAAGACCGATATAATGTCTGCGCTGCTTGTCGAGACGCTGTATGTGCCGTTCTTTAGAAAAATACGTGAAAAGACAATAATAACGTTAAATACCGTGAGTGCACTCGCAGCCATGAGTATTGGCAAAAGAGTCGTTATCGATTTAATGGATTTGTGGTCATGCGATCCTGGAAAGTTACGCTTAAATGCCTTCGATTATCACGTGCTTAAAAAGGCGTGGCAAGTATGGGCCTGGTCGAAGGCAATAATGGCGTTACTTAAGAGAATCGGAATAAGTAATGTGAAGTATGTGCCATTCGGCATAGACTTAGGTCAATTCGATCCGATGAGGGTATCGACGAGCATATTCTTTGAGAGGTATAGGGATCTTGAGGGTAAGGTGCTCATTGGCTATAGTGGTGGTATGTGGTTTGTGAATGGCAAAGAGAGGATTGGCGTTGAGAAGATAATACGCGCATTCAAGTTAATTGAGGATAGGGTTAAGGGCGATGCTGTTCTTGTTATGCAGACATCGAGGTCTGTGATACCAATAATTAAGAAGTACGGCATTAAGAACTACGTATACATAAGCCAAACAAGACTGAGCAATGACCCGTTCAGGCTATCGTTGCTGCGCGCAATGGATATTAAGGTGTTAACCGCCACGAAGTACTTACCAGTGTACTTATCGGAGAGAACCACGATGTTCCAATACATGGCCGGTGGAGGAGCAATAATAGCTGAGAAAACACCAGGCGCATTAGGCGTCTTAAAGCACATGTATAATGCATATGTGGTAAATCTAGACGACATAAACGCAATGGCACAAGCAATGCTAGAACTAATAAATAACAGAAAGTTAATAAATAAACTAGGCACTAATGCAAGGAGGGACATAGAGACAGAATACAATTGGCACGTAATATCCCATAATATACGGAGTTACTTAGGGCTTTAA
- a CDS encoding protoporphyrinogen/coproporphyrinogen oxidase: protein MFSIVILGGGWAGLVYALELRQRFPGTDVLVIDKLTRLGGLLRSEIVNGFTFDIGGSHVIFSSNREILSKMLNFLNNGFVKHERRSFIRIGNALVLYPLENGLYALPLEDRVEALITFLEAQISRMADWKPRNLNEWIHGFFGKWIAEKYLVPYNRKVWKRDLGEIDVDWVYTPGRLPIPNWRDVVKSAMGIITIGYSEQAVFYYPSIGGIQSLYNGIAREIQSLGVKFLSGYVIESIRRVGDEWVINGKIKARSIVSSIPLNELVTYMDAPESVIRSSRRLDYNRVFVIGVALNKPAPNQHWVYVPSDDVVFHRYAWISNYSPHNAPRGRSSLLLEITIPRWETVNEEDLMNKALRDLVRLGVVNEGDVLFTKYWLHEYGYPVHTIESNRARDEVISWVKEQGITLIGRWGCWRYWNTDKIYEDIIKRMSLKP from the coding sequence ATGTTCTCTATTGTTATTTTGGGTGGTGGTTGGGCTGGTTTGGTTTATGCCCTTGAGTTGAGACAAAGATTCCCTGGCACTGATGTTCTCGTGATTGATAAGTTAACTCGGTTAGGCGGATTGTTAAGGAGTGAGATCGTTAATGGATTCACCTTTGATATTGGCGGTAGTCACGTAATATTCTCAAGCAATAGGGAGATTCTCTCAAAGATGTTGAATTTTCTCAATAACGGCTTCGTCAAGCATGAAAGAAGGTCTTTCATTAGGATTGGCAATGCCCTAGTCCTATATCCGCTGGAGAATGGGCTGTACGCGCTTCCGCTTGAGGATAGAGTCGAGGCGTTGATAACCTTCTTAGAGGCTCAGATAAGTCGCATGGCCGATTGGAAACCTAGGAACCTCAACGAGTGGATACACGGATTCTTCGGTAAGTGGATTGCTGAAAAGTACTTGGTTCCCTATAATAGGAAGGTTTGGAAGAGGGACTTGGGAGAGATTGATGTTGATTGGGTTTATACACCAGGTAGGCTTCCAATACCTAACTGGAGAGATGTGGTTAAGTCGGCAATGGGAATAATTACTATTGGCTATAGTGAGCAGGCAGTGTTTTATTACCCAAGCATTGGCGGCATTCAGTCTCTGTACAATGGCATAGCTAGGGAAATTCAATCACTTGGCGTTAAATTCTTAAGTGGTTATGTCATTGAGAGCATTAGAAGAGTCGGTGACGAGTGGGTCATAAATGGCAAGATTAAGGCTAGAAGTATTGTTAGTTCAATTCCACTTAATGAGCTTGTTACATACATGGATGCGCCTGAGTCTGTGATCAGATCATCAAGGAGACTGGATTATAATAGGGTTTTCGTGATTGGCGTAGCCCTTAATAAACCGGCGCCGAATCAGCATTGGGTTTATGTGCCTAGTGATGATGTGGTTTTCCATAGGTATGCCTGGATCTCCAACTACAGTCCGCATAACGCGCCGAGGGGTAGGTCCTCATTGCTCCTTGAAATTACAATACCCAGATGGGAAACAGTTAATGAGGAAGATCTGATGAACAAGGCTCTCAGGGATTTAGTAAGGCTGGGCGTTGTTAATGAAGGTGATGTTCTTTTTACTAAATATTGGCTTCATGAGTATGGTTATCCAGTGCACACTATTGAGTCAAATAGGGCCAGGGATGAGGTCATTAGTTGGGTGAAGGAGCAGGGAATAACCTTAATAGGCAGGTGGGGTTGTTGGAGATACTGGAACACGGATAAGATCTACGAGGATATCATAAAGAGGATGTCCTTAAAGCCCTAA
- a CDS encoding cytochrome ubiquinol oxidase subunit I, with translation MGYSMPNQLVEIYVHTTNVSNSMIMTIFGIYLHAVFVSFTLGFPLAMLAWLIKWYRTGDALFLNYSKTLTMVWAVNFALGAVTGTIVEFGLLDIWPTSILLFSSSAFIPLLYEATIAFIGEAVLVVLFIIAIGRWRAGYTLGILIAAWLLGSLSGYFILTANAWMNTPFGLGGIPHALYPFLPSYGPDAANLTATLNLAALLLHYTISGSGSVALTSMNFTSLVGTYLTNPWLPMVNPDAIVTTLHTLFAAYAIGVGAVALAISIRFFRTHDNKYIKLLKPLLWILAVVLLIEPIVLGHFMGDDVVAYQPLKFTALTTLTGGPGVYGYEYYDPVEALFAYGNPYHPLYGFQYYLSQCRALGNTTFGQLYGELDPGMLGYLGPLANVTLAQNCEAAVLALEPLAPLVSAFYYTMIGAGILLAVAAVLALFTYLVRVPVLSTITDFINNEILGVLIGAENVMPFLASAMAVLSAVAATAGWAAREIGRQPWTVYGLITTNEVVTGDVITPGFVAFVITILLAIAVIGALAMYYVATRPSLLDRVRELAGVSGHE, from the coding sequence ATGGGCTATTCCATGCCCAATCAATTAGTTGAGATCTATGTACATACTACAAACGTTAGTAATTCCATGATAATGACGATATTCGGGATTTACCTACATGCGGTCTTCGTATCATTCACACTGGGCTTCCCACTGGCCATGCTCGCCTGGCTCATTAAGTGGTACAGGACAGGCGACGCATTATTCCTAAACTACTCCAAGACCCTAACCATGGTCTGGGCCGTGAACTTCGCCCTAGGCGCCGTCACAGGCACGATAGTGGAGTTCGGCCTACTGGATATCTGGCCCACGAGCATACTGCTCTTCTCCTCCTCAGCCTTCATCCCACTCCTCTATGAGGCCACCATAGCCTTCATAGGCGAGGCAGTCCTAGTGGTGCTCTTCATCATAGCCATAGGCAGGTGGAGGGCGGGGTACACACTGGGCATACTGATTGCGGCCTGGCTCCTCGGCTCACTATCCGGGTACTTCATACTCACGGCAAACGCGTGGATGAACACGCCCTTCGGATTAGGCGGAATACCACATGCGCTGTACCCATTCCTACCGAGTTACGGGCCGGACGCCGCAAACCTAACCGCAACACTAAACCTAGCCGCACTCCTCCTGCACTACACAATCAGTGGCTCTGGCTCCGTGGCGCTGACAAGCATGAACTTCACCTCGCTGGTGGGTACGTACCTTACGAACCCATGGTTACCCATGGTCAACCCAGACGCCATAGTGACCACACTACACACATTATTCGCGGCCTACGCAATTGGCGTTGGGGCGGTGGCGCTGGCCATATCGATTAGGTTCTTCAGGACCCACGATAATAAGTACATCAAGTTGCTAAAGCCCCTCCTCTGGATACTTGCCGTGGTGCTCCTCATCGAACCGATAGTCCTCGGCCACTTCATGGGCGATGACGTGGTGGCATACCAACCGCTCAAGTTCACGGCACTAACCACACTCACGGGAGGCCCAGGGGTCTATGGGTATGAGTACTACGACCCCGTGGAGGCACTGTTCGCCTACGGAAACCCATACCACCCACTCTACGGGTTCCAGTACTACCTAAGCCAATGCAGGGCGCTGGGCAACACCACCTTCGGCCAGCTCTACGGTGAGCTTGACCCAGGGATGCTGGGCTACCTCGGCCCATTGGCCAACGTCACGCTTGCCCAGAATTGCGAGGCAGCAGTACTAGCCCTAGAGCCGTTGGCACCGTTGGTCAGCGCGTTTTATTACACAATGATTGGCGCCGGAATACTACTCGCAGTGGCCGCGGTGCTTGCCCTATTCACGTACCTCGTCAGGGTGCCCGTCCTCTCAACAATAACTGATTTCATAAATAATGAAATACTTGGCGTGTTAATAGGTGCCGAGAACGTAATGCCCTTCCTAGCCTCGGCAATGGCTGTGCTGTCTGCGGTGGCGGCCACAGCTGGGTGGGCTGCGAGGGAGATTGGTAGACAGCCATGGACTGTCTATGGGTTAATAACCACGAACGAGGTGGTCACGGGCGACGTCATAACACCGGGTTTCGTGGCCTTCGTAATCACCATACTACTTGCCATAGCAGTTATTGGGGCCCTGGCAATGTACTACGTAGCCACTAGGCCAAGTCTCCTTGACAGGGTTAGGGAGTTGGCTGGGGTGAGTGGTCATGAGTAG
- a CDS encoding glycosyltransferase yields the protein MCHDITIGVLGKNSAWILKYSMQSLRKAVQVIRNSGINAEVIYVDGGSTDNSKELVRDALGNGVRIIDAPGSNIPEARNIVIREASGDCIVYWDSDIVAPPYILTMLINTNKPIVSTVRRDVYVRSDDEIQGILTKVMDLRPRELIMREVPYTVFGVNLFKKEVFEKVGLFDNRLTQAEDRDFGIRALCHGYKSYLIENEIVYDINRRFKSEIPIITSLRQYMRGIHKKAAIYAYTGSIRQKGLSGAFIALHAITIASLFLLPPLSAVEFLPLVYQIFKYGPRKGVEMWVKSLVFYTMLGFAYPVVKLSNICNILSNW from the coding sequence ATGTGCCATGACATAACAATAGGCGTTTTGGGGAAAAACAGCGCGTGGATTCTCAAGTATAGCATGCAGTCGCTAAGGAAGGCCGTCCAAGTTATACGTAATAGTGGTATTAACGCCGAGGTTATATACGTGGATGGCGGCTCAACGGATAATTCAAAGGAATTGGTTAGGGATGCGTTAGGTAATGGGGTGAGGATAATCGATGCGCCCGGATCAAATATACCTGAGGCACGTAATATAGTGATTAGGGAGGCGTCAGGTGATTGCATAGTGTATTGGGATAGCGACATAGTGGCGCCTCCATACATATTAACGATGCTGATAAATACAAATAAACCGATAGTATCTACGGTTCGTAGGGACGTTTATGTAAGGTCGGACGACGAAATACAGGGGATATTAACGAAGGTGATGGACCTAAGGCCTAGGGAACTCATCATGAGGGAGGTCCCATACACTGTGTTTGGCGTGAATTTATTTAAGAAGGAGGTTTTTGAGAAGGTAGGGCTATTTGATAATAGATTAACACAAGCTGAGGATAGGGATTTCGGAATTAGGGCCTTATGCCACGGCTATAAATCATACTTAATAGAGAATGAGATTGTCTATGACATTAATAGGAGGTTTAAGAGCGAGATTCCTATAATAACATCACTGAGACAGTATATGAGGGGTATTCATAAGAAGGCTGCAATATATGCATACACTGGGTCAATAAGACAAAAAGGCTTAAGTGGGGCATTCATAGCCTTACACGCAATTACAATAGCTTCACTCTTCTTACTACCACCATTATCAGCAGTTGAGTTTTTACCATTGGTATACCAGATATTTAAGTATGGACCACGTAAGGGTGTTGAGATGTGGGTCAAGTCCCTGGTATTTTACACAATGCTTGGGTTCGCATATCCAGTGGTTAAGCTCAGTAATATATGTAATATACTAAGTAATTGGTGA